Proteins encoded together in one Maricaulis maris window:
- the lipB gene encoding lipoyl(octanoyl) transferase LipB: MTSQNIEWAVSPGLTPYAPALAFMEARAAAIAAGEADELVWLLEHPPLYTAGTSAKPDDLLAPDRFPVYETGRGGEYTYHGPGQRVAYVMLDLTRRGRDVRKFIQSLEAWLIGAAAQFGIEAGIRDGRVGVWVNRANGHEDKIAAIGVRLRRWVSFHGIAFNVDPDLSHFSGITPCGISNPLYGVTSLADLGHTVSMDDFDTALHIAWTDAFGPVSRADAPVLDAGPPQD; encoded by the coding sequence ATGACATCGCAAAACATCGAATGGGCGGTTTCGCCCGGTCTGACGCCCTACGCGCCCGCCCTCGCCTTCATGGAAGCCCGGGCAGCCGCGATTGCCGCCGGCGAGGCCGACGAGCTGGTCTGGCTGCTGGAGCACCCGCCGCTCTACACGGCCGGCACCAGCGCCAAGCCGGATGATCTTTTGGCGCCGGACCGCTTTCCGGTCTACGAGACCGGTCGCGGCGGCGAATACACCTATCACGGGCCGGGACAGCGCGTGGCGTATGTCATGCTCGACCTGACCCGGCGTGGTCGCGATGTGCGCAAATTCATCCAGTCACTGGAGGCCTGGCTGATCGGTGCCGCGGCGCAATTCGGCATCGAGGCCGGCATTCGCGACGGGCGGGTCGGGGTCTGGGTCAATCGCGCCAACGGCCATGAGGACAAGATCGCCGCCATCGGCGTGCGCCTGCGACGCTGGGTGTCCTTTCACGGCATCGCCTTCAATGTCGATCCGGATCTGAGCCATTTCAGCGGCATAACGCCATGCGGGATTTCCAACCCGCTCTACGGTGTCACCTCACTGGCGGATCTGGGCCACACGGTCAGCATGGACGATTTCGACACCGCCCTGCACATCGCCTGGACCGACGCCTTCGGACCGGTCAGCCGGGCCGACGCACCGGTCCTGGACGCGGGGCCGCCTCAGGACTGA
- a CDS encoding FliM/FliN family flagellar motor switch protein, with the protein MSQISSVEVEISVLLGRSKMPIQQFLRMGRGAVIPLDSGEDDQVWILANNHPIARGDVVIQGDRIAVSITGPADANEFFAAA; encoded by the coding sequence GTGAGTCAGATCAGTTCGGTGGAAGTGGAAATCTCTGTCCTGTTGGGCCGGTCGAAGATGCCGATCCAGCAATTCCTCCGCATGGGACGCGGGGCGGTGATCCCGCTCGATTCGGGCGAGGACGACCAGGTGTGGATCCTCGCCAACAATCATCCCATCGCCCGCGGCGACGTCGTCATACAGGGCGACCGCATTGCCGTGTCCATTACCGGACCCGCCGACGCCAACGAATTCTTCGCAGCTGCATAA
- the mgtE gene encoding magnesium transporter, giving the protein MGEAAFEDDVQLDSPSRADTDAGFVTSLRQAIADGDGDLVRRMVAPLHEADIADVLEQLSANQQGFLAELAPDIFTGEVLAELEPDAREVVMEYLDTAHLAAAIQELDSDDATEVVEEMDEETRAAVLAEISDSEREAVEQSLAFEDETAGRLMQREFVAAPEFWSVGHALDHMRSTGEDLPDKFHDLFVIDTGFRPVGEIPVCRLLSARRDVALTDLMEPPRILVEPETDQEEVAYLFRKYHLVSAPVVDSAGRLTGMLTLDDIVHVIQDENKEDMLALAGVNDAGLADTVYRSVRSRAPWLLVNLGTAILASGVIALFEGAISQIVALAVLMPIVASMGGNAGTQSLAVAVRSIAERDLTAANTVRVVWRELATGMVNGLIFAVVMALVTLAWFQDWRLAAVIALAMVLNLACAGLSGILIPLGMVRAGADPAVASSVFVTTVTDVVGFLAFLGLATLVLL; this is encoded by the coding sequence ATGGGCGAAGCCGCTTTCGAAGACGACGTCCAACTCGATTCGCCCTCCCGGGCGGATACCGATGCGGGGTTCGTGACCAGTCTGCGGCAGGCGATCGCCGACGGTGATGGTGACCTGGTCCGGCGCATGGTGGCGCCGCTGCACGAGGCCGATATCGCCGACGTGCTGGAGCAGTTGTCCGCCAACCAGCAGGGCTTCCTCGCCGAACTGGCGCCCGACATCTTCACCGGTGAGGTCCTCGCCGAGCTGGAGCCGGACGCCCGCGAAGTCGTCATGGAGTATCTGGATACCGCGCATCTGGCTGCGGCGATTCAGGAACTTGATTCGGACGATGCGACGGAAGTCGTCGAGGAGATGGACGAGGAGACGCGCGCCGCCGTCCTCGCCGAGATTTCCGACAGTGAGCGCGAGGCGGTCGAGCAGAGCCTTGCCTTCGAGGACGAGACCGCCGGTCGTCTTATGCAGCGCGAATTCGTTGCGGCGCCGGAATTCTGGTCAGTCGGTCACGCGCTCGACCATATGCGCTCCACGGGCGAGGACCTGCCCGACAAGTTCCACGATCTCTTTGTCATCGACACCGGCTTTCGGCCGGTCGGCGAAATACCGGTCTGCCGTCTCTTGAGCGCACGCCGCGATGTTGCCCTGACCGATCTCATGGAGCCGCCGCGTATTCTCGTGGAACCGGAGACCGACCAGGAGGAGGTCGCCTACCTCTTCCGGAAGTATCACCTGGTCTCCGCGCCTGTGGTTGATTCGGCCGGTCGTCTGACCGGTATGCTGACGCTGGATGACATCGTCCACGTCATCCAGGACGAGAACAAGGAAGACATGCTCGCGCTCGCCGGCGTCAACGATGCCGGCCTGGCCGATACGGTCTATCGCTCGGTGCGCTCGCGGGCGCCCTGGCTGCTGGTCAATCTGGGCACCGCGATCCTCGCCTCCGGCGTGATTGCCCTGTTCGAGGGCGCGATCTCGCAGATCGTGGCGCTCGCCGTACTGATGCCGATCGTGGCCTCGATGGGCGGCAATGCCGGCACCCAGTCGCTCGCCGTTGCGGTCCGTTCGATCGCCGAGCGTGACCTGACCGCCGCCAATACCGTGCGGGTGGTCTGGCGCGAACTCGCGACCGGCATGGTCAACGGCCTTATCTTTGCCGTGGTCATGGCCTTGGTTACACTGGCCTGGTTCCAGGACTGGCGGCTCGCCGCCGTGATTGCGCTCGCCATGGTGCTGAACCTCGCCTGTGCGGGCTTGTCGGGTATCCTGATCCCGCTGGGCATGGTGCGGGCCGGGGCGGACCCGGCGGTGGCGTCGTCGGTCTTTGTGACCACGGTGACCGATGTCGTCGGATTCCTGGCTTTCCTGGGACTGGCGACACTCGTCCTGTTGTGA